The segment GCGGCCGAGGGAGCCGCCCTGATGCAGGGCGAGCATCCGCTGCTGGCCCACCGACTCGCTCCGGCCGAGGACCCGCTGCGCGGCGGCGACCGTCTCGGCGTCGAGATCGGAGAGCAGCCGGTCGGCCGTCGCCCAGGCCTCGCGCGCGGAGTCCCGGGAGATGGTGTGAAGCCGGATCCCGAAGCGGACCGTCCGGCCCCGCTCCTCCGCGAGGCCCCGGATCCAGTCGATCTTCTCCTTGACCTGCCACGGCGGCTCGCCCCAGGTCAGATAGACGTCCGCGTGCTCCGCCGCGACCGGACCGGCCGCGGCGGACGAGCCCCCGAAGAAGATCTCGGGCAGCGGGTCCGGCGGCAGTGCGGTGAGCCCGCCCTCGATGCGGAAGTGCTCGCCCTCGTAGTCGAAGGGCCGGCCGCTCCAGGCGCCCCGCACGACCGACAGGAACTCGGCCGTGCGCGCGTACCTGCGGTCGTGGTCCAGGTGGTCGCCGAAGCGGCGCTGCTCGGCCGAGTCGCCGCCGGTCACCACGTTGAGGAGGAGCCGGCCCCGGGTGATCCGCTGGTACGTGGACGCCATCTGGGCCGCGAGCACAGGCGAGATCACCCCCGGTCGGAACGCCACCAGGAACTTGAGGCGCTCGGTGTGCTGGGCGAGTGCGACCGTGGTCAGCCAGGCGTCCTCGCACCACGTCCCGGTCGGGGTCAGTACGGCCTCGAACCCCAACTGCTCGGCCGCCTTGGCGATCTGGATCAGATAGTCGATGTCGGGCGCGCGCACCCCGGACACGGCGCGGTCGCGGGTGATCCCGCCGTCCGTGTAGGCGTGCCGGTCGACGAGGGTCCGGCCGTCGCCGCCGGTGGGCAGGAACCAGTGCAGATGGACGGTCACGAGGAGGCCTTTCCGTAGCTGCGCGCCGGGGTGGTGGACGGCGGCAGGTCCTTGTTGAAGCGGGTGTCGACGTAGTCGGCGAAGCGGAACGTGCGCGGGATGAGCCCGAGGGCGGCGAAGGTGTCGGCGATCTTCTGCTCGGAGGCGATGGCGGCGTCGTCGATGGCGACCGGGATACGGGTGCCGCTGCTGCGCTTCACGGCGGCGAGCGCCACCTCGTACGGCAGCCCGGTCTCCTTCGCCCAGACCTTCGCCCAGGCCTCGGGGTGGTCGAACACCCAGCCCTGGGCGCGCCGGAACCGTTCGACGAAGTCAGCGATGGCCTTGGCCTTCGCGGGGTCGGCGAGCGCCGAGGGGGCGGCGACCTGGAAGCCGAGGCCGTTGACGAGCCCGCGCCCGTCGGCGAGGACCCGGCCCTTTCCGCTCAGCAGGACCTGTGAGGTGTACGGGTCCCAGGCCGCCCAGGCATCCACCTTTCCGCTGGTGAACGCGGCGAGGGCGTCGGCCGGCTGGAGCAGGGTCACCTGGACGTCGGACGGCTTCAGTCCGGCCTTTCCGAGCTGGGAGACGAGCTGGAAGTGGGCGGAGCTTCCCTGGGCGACGGCGACCTTCTTCCCCCTCAGATCACCCACGGATCGCAGGGGCGAGTCCTTCGCGACGAGGATCGCTTCGCCCGCGGAGTCGCCGTGCGTCGCGGAGACCACGGTGATCTTCGAGTCGGCGCCCGCGGCGAAGACGGGCGGGGTGTTGCCGACGGAACCGATGTCGACGGCCTTGGCGTTCACCGCTTCGAGGAGTGGTGGTCCTGAGGTGAAGGTCGACCAGGTGATCCGGTACGGGAGGTCGTCCAGTTCACCGGCGGCCCGCAGCAGCGCCTCGGCGCCGCCCTTCTGGTCGCCGACGTTCAGGACGAGGGAGCCCTTGCCGTCGGAGTTCGAGGACGAGCCGGCCGCGGAGGCGCCGGAGCAGGCGGAGGCGAGGAGCGCGAGCGGCACGAGCAGTGCCGCGGTGGACAGACGGAAGGACTTCACGGATATCTCTCCTGGAGGCAGGGGGGCGCGGGTCAGGCCGGCTGTCCGGCGAACTCGGCTTCTTCGACCCCGAGTTCGGCGAGCAGACGGGTGCGGAGCGCGGCCAGTGCGGGATCGCCGGGGGAGCGGGGCCGGTCCAGGTCGACGGCGGTGTCGTACGCGATGACGCCGTCCCGCATGACGAGCGCGCGGTCCGCGAGCAGCAGCGCCTCGTCCACGTCGTGGGTGACGAGCAGGACCGTGCAGCCGCGCCGCTGCCACAGCTCGGCCACGAGCCGCTGGGCCTTGATCCGGGTCAGCGCGTCGAGCGCGCCGAACGGTTCGTCGAGCAGCAGCAGATCCGGATCCCGTACCAAGGCCCGTGCGAGGGAAGCACGTTGGGCCTCGCCACCGGAGAGGGTCTTCGGCCAGGCGCCCGAGCGGTGGCCGAGCCCGACCTCCGCCAGGGCCTGCTCCGCGACCGCCCGGCCCGGCTTCCCGGGAAGCCCGAGGAGCACATTGCGCCAGACCCGCTTCCACGGCATGAGACGCGGTGCCTGGAAGGCGACGGCGCGGCGGCGAGGGACGAGGACGGTGCCCGAGATCTCCCGGTCGAGCCCCGCGAGGACCCGGAGGAGGGTGGACTTGCCGCAGCCGCTGTGGCCGAGCAGGGCGGTGAACTGTCCGGCGCCCAGGGTCAGATCGAGCCCGTCGACGACCGGGCGTCCGTCGAAGGAGCGGGTGAGGCCCTGGACGGTCACTGTCCGGTGAAGGTCGGTCGCCATTGCAGCAGCAGCCTTTCGAGAGTGCGGACGACGGCGTCGGCGAGGAGGCCGAGGAAGGCGTAGACGACCAGGCAGACGACGATCACGTCCGTGCGGAAGAACTCCCGGGCCTGGTTCATGAGGAAGCCGATGCCGGCGTCGGCGTTGATGGACTCGCCGAAGACCAGCGCCAGCCAGGCCGTGGCGAGGGAGTAGCGCAGCCCGGTCATGGCCCCGGGCAGCGCCCCCGGCAGCACGACGTGCCGGACGAGACCCCAGCGTCCGAGCCCCAAGGACTGTCCGGCTTCGACGAGTTGGGCGTCGACGCCGCGGATTCCGGCGTACACGTTCAGATAGAGGTGGAAGGCGACGCCGAGCGCGATGAGCGCCACCTTGGGTGCCTCCCCGATGCCCAGCCAGATGATGAGGAGCGGGATCAGGCCGACCCAGGGCACGGTCCGCAGCATCTGCACGGGCGCGTCGACGAGGTCCTCGCCGAGCCGGGAGAGACCGGAGAGCAGGGCGAGCGCGATGCCGACGATCCCGCCGATCAGCAGTCCGGCGGCGACCCGGCGCAGGGAGACGCCCATCGCGGTGGGGAGGGTCCCGTCGCCGATCAGCTCACCACCGGCGCGGGCGATCGTCCCCGGCGAGGCGAGCGCGTCGGCCGGCAGCGCTCCGGTCGTACTGAGGGTCTGCCAGAGCGCGAGGAGCAGTAGGGGTCCCACGGTGCGGCGCAACCAGCGGGGAACGGCGGGGCCGCGACCGGGACCACCGTCGGGAGTCAGGGACTCGACATCGGGCAAAGGCGATATGTCGGGCGATGGATGGGGCGGGGAAGGGGGCGGGGCATGACCGACCGTCATGGCGGGACTCCGGGGAGGGGAGGCGCGGGTACGCGTCAGTGACCGTGGGCGCCGCGGGGCGAGCCCGGGCACACGGCGGTCAGCGCGTCAGCGGGGGTACGGGTACGGCGCGCGCCCTGGCATGCGGGCACGCGGCGTCGGAAAGGCGAGAGGGGCGCCGAAGACGTGAAAGGGCGTCAGCAGCCGCGGCGACACGCGGCGGAGGCCACCCGCAGCAGGTCGATGTGACCGCGCGTGGTGAGCAGGGCTGTACGCAACATGGCGCGAAGGTAGCGGTGGCCGCGCGCAGGGTCAACGGTGTCTCGGAGCGTGGACGTGCGTCGGGCTCGAAGTGGCGGAGCAAGACAGGGCGTCAGCTTGGCCTGAATCCGCCTTGTGTCCGGTTCACGGGGCCCTCTTTTGCCGATCGCTAAGGTTAGGCTAACCTCTGCGACGTGCAAGCAGGTGAACAGACCGACGCGACGCTTCGTCCCCACGGTCATGAACTCTCGGCCACGGGTGTCACCGTGGCGTACGAAGGCGTCGATGTCGTCCACGACGCCTCCATGACGCTGCGCCCCGGCGAAGTGACCGTCCTCGTGGGGCCGAACGGCAGCGGCAAGTCGACGCTGCTCCGCACCCTCGCACGGCTCCAGCAGCCGCGGACCGCCACGCTCGTCCTCGACGGCACCACCGACGGCCTCGCACTGAGCCCCCGTGAGTTCTCGCGCCATGTCGCCCTGCTCACCCAGGGACGCCCCACCCCCAGTGGTCTGACCGTGCGGGACGTGGTCGAGTTCGGCCGCTACCCCTACCGGGGACGCTGGGGCAAGGCCGACCCGGACGGCCGGGCCGCGGTGGACCGCGCGCTCGCCATGACGGGCGTCACCGAACTCGCCGGGCGCGGCGCCGAACACCTCTCCGGAGGACAGCTCCAGCGCGTCTGGCTCGCCGGCTGCCTCGCCCAACAGACGGGCGTGCTGCTGCTCGACGAGCCCACCACCTACCTCGACCTGCGCTACCAGGTCGAACTCCTCGACCTCATGCGTGACCTGGCGGACGACCACGGCATCGCCGTCGGCGCCGTCCTCCACGACCTCGACCAGGCGGCGGCCGTCGCCGACCGGATCGTCCTGCTCGACACGGGACGCGTCGTCGCCGACGGCAGCCCCTCGGACGTCCTGACGCCCGAGCGGCTGACCGACACGTACGGCATCCGCATCGAGGTCGACACCGATCCCCTCACCGGCCGGCTGCGCACCCGTGCGATGGGCCGGCACCACTCGCGAAGCGAAAGGCTCAGCACCACCTCATGAGACGCCTCCTCCTCACCACGGCGGTCGCCACCACCGCGGCCCTCACCCTCACCGCCTGCGGCACCACCGAGCCCGCCGCCGACGACGCGAAGAAGACCACGGAGCGCATCACCCTCATCGATGCCACGGGCACCAAGGTGGAGCTCGACGGCCCCGCCAAGAAGGTCGTCGGCACCGAGTGGAACGTCGTCGAGCACCTCATCGAGCTCGGCGTCGACCCGGTGGGCGTCTCCGACGTCAAGGGCTACAAGACCTGGGACACGGCCGTCCCGCTGAAGAACGAGCCCAAGGACATCGGCACCCGCGGCGAGCCCAGCATGGAGACCGTCGCGGCCCTCAAGCCCGACCTCATCCTCGCGACCTCCGACCTGCCGCCGGCCGCCGTCAAGCAGCTGCGCAAGATCGCCCCGGTCCTCGAGGTGAAGGCCGCCGACGCCGCCGACCCGATCGGCCGGATGACCGAGAACCTCGACCTGATCGCCAAGGCCACCGGCACCACCGACAAGGCCACGGAGCTCAAGAAGCAGTTCGAGGCGAAGCTCGACGAGGGCAGGAAGGCCCTGGCCGACGCGAAGCTGGCCGGCGCGAAGTACGCCTTCGCCGACGGATACGTCGTCTCCAACCAGGTCTCGATCCGCCCCTACACCAGCGGCTCGCTCATCGGCGCCGTCAACGAGAAGCTCGGCCTGAAGAACGCCTGGACGGTCAAGGGCGACCCGGCCTACGGCCTCGGCGCCACCGACGTCGAGGGCCTCACCAAGATCGGTGACGTGCAGTTCGCCTACATCGGCAACGACGGCGACGCCTCCAGCAACCCGTTCGCGGGTGTCCTCGCCAAGGACAAGGTGTGGACCTCCCTGCCGTTCGTCAAGAAGGGCAACGTCCACCGTCTGCCCGACGGCGTCTGGATGTTCGGCGGTCCCGGTTCGATGAACAAGTACGTCGACTCCGTCGTCGCCGCCCTGACGAAGTAACACCATGGCCGTCACCGCAACCACCCCCGCCACCCGTCCGCCGACGGCCACGTCCCGGACGGGCGCGGCCCCGGTGACGGCCGCCCTCCTCCTTCTCGTCGTCGCACTCGCGGTCGTGGACATCACCCAGGGCACGGCCGCCGTCGGCGCCCCGGAGGTGTGGAAGGCGCTCACCGGCCGGGCCGACCCGGCCGACGCGTCCGTCGTCGTCGCCTCCCGGCTGCCGCGGATGGCCGCGGGCCTGCTCGTCGGCGCCGTCCTCGGCATGGCGGGCGCCGCCCTCCAGGCCGTCAGCCGCAACGTCCTCGCCTCGCCGGACACCCTCTCGGTCAACGCGGGCTCCTACTTCGCGCTCGGGCTCGCCTCCGTCACCGGGGTCTCGTTGCCCCTGCTCGCCTCCTCCGGCCTCGCGTTCGTCGGCGGGCTCGCCGCGGCCGCCGTCGTCCTCGGCCTCTCCGGCCTCGGCACCGGCACCGTCCGGCTCGTCCTCGCGGGCAGCGCCCTCACCCTCGGCCTCACCGCCGTCACCGAGGGCCTGCTCCTGCTGTTCCCCCAGCAGACCGACGGCATCTACCACTGGAACCAGGGCAGCATCGCCCAGAACGGCTTCGACGGCGTCCTCCAGATGCTGCCGGTCGCCGTCGTCGGACTCGTCGGACTGCTGCTCCTCGCCCGCCGGATCGACG is part of the Streptomyces sp. NBC_00250 genome and harbors:
- a CDS encoding LLM class flavin-dependent oxidoreductase, with translation MTVHLHWFLPTGGDGRTLVDRHAYTDGGITRDRAVSGVRAPDIDYLIQIAKAAEQLGFEAVLTPTGTWCEDAWLTTVALAQHTERLKFLVAFRPGVISPVLAAQMASTYQRITRGRLLLNVVTGGDSAEQRRFGDHLDHDRRYARTAEFLSVVRGAWSGRPFDYEGEHFRIEGGLTALPPDPLPEIFFGGSSAAAGPVAAEHADVYLTWGEPPWQVKEKIDWIRGLAEERGRTVRFGIRLHTISRDSAREAWATADRLLSDLDAETVAAAQRVLGRSESVGQQRMLALHQGGSLGRDRLEISPNLWAGVGLVRGGAGTALVGSHAEVADRIEEYHDLGVEHFVLSGYPHLEEAYWFGEGVRPELAARGLLPSVPPSPLLGVPAANGRPASAPGGAPLLVSGGR
- a CDS encoding ABC transporter substrate-binding protein, which encodes MKSFRLSTAALLVPLALLASACSGASAAGSSSNSDGKGSLVLNVGDQKGGAEALLRAAGELDDLPYRITWSTFTSGPPLLEAVNAKAVDIGSVGNTPPVFAAGADSKITVVSATHGDSAGEAILVAKDSPLRSVGDLRGKKVAVAQGSSAHFQLVSQLGKAGLKPSDVQVTLLQPADALAAFTSGKVDAWAAWDPYTSQVLLSGKGRVLADGRGLVNGLGFQVAAPSALADPAKAKAIADFVERFRRAQGWVFDHPEAWAKVWAKETGLPYEVALAAVKRSSGTRIPVAIDDAAIASEQKIADTFAALGLIPRTFRFADYVDTRFNKDLPPSTTPARSYGKASS
- a CDS encoding ABC transporter ATP-binding protein; this translates as MATDLHRTVTVQGLTRSFDGRPVVDGLDLTLGAGQFTALLGHSGCGKSTLLRVLAGLDREISGTVLVPRRRAVAFQAPRLMPWKRVWRNVLLGLPGKPGRAVAEQALAEVGLGHRSGAWPKTLSGGEAQRASLARALVRDPDLLLLDEPFGALDALTRIKAQRLVAELWQRRGCTVLLVTHDVDEALLLADRALVMRDGVIAYDTAVDLDRPRSPGDPALAALRTRLLAELGVEEAEFAGQPA
- a CDS encoding ABC transporter permease; its protein translation is MTVGHAPPPSPPHPSPDISPLPDVESLTPDGGPGRGPAVPRWLRRTVGPLLLLALWQTLSTTGALPADALASPGTIARAGGELIGDGTLPTAMGVSLRRVAAGLLIGGIVGIALALLSGLSRLGEDLVDAPVQMLRTVPWVGLIPLLIIWLGIGEAPKVALIALGVAFHLYLNVYAGIRGVDAQLVEAGQSLGLGRWGLVRHVVLPGALPGAMTGLRYSLATAWLALVFGESINADAGIGFLMNQAREFFRTDVIVVCLVVYAFLGLLADAVVRTLERLLLQWRPTFTGQ
- a CDS encoding ABC transporter ATP-binding protein, which translates into the protein MQAGEQTDATLRPHGHELSATGVTVAYEGVDVVHDASMTLRPGEVTVLVGPNGSGKSTLLRTLARLQQPRTATLVLDGTTDGLALSPREFSRHVALLTQGRPTPSGLTVRDVVEFGRYPYRGRWGKADPDGRAAVDRALAMTGVTELAGRGAEHLSGGQLQRVWLAGCLAQQTGVLLLDEPTTYLDLRYQVELLDLMRDLADDHGIAVGAVLHDLDQAAAVADRIVLLDTGRVVADGSPSDVLTPERLTDTYGIRIEVDTDPLTGRLRTRAMGRHHSRSERLSTTS
- a CDS encoding iron-siderophore ABC transporter substrate-binding protein, whose product is MRRLLLTTAVATTAALTLTACGTTEPAADDAKKTTERITLIDATGTKVELDGPAKKVVGTEWNVVEHLIELGVDPVGVSDVKGYKTWDTAVPLKNEPKDIGTRGEPSMETVAALKPDLILATSDLPPAAVKQLRKIAPVLEVKAADAADPIGRMTENLDLIAKATGTTDKATELKKQFEAKLDEGRKALADAKLAGAKYAFADGYVVSNQVSIRPYTSGSLIGAVNEKLGLKNAWTVKGDPAYGLGATDVEGLTKIGDVQFAYIGNDGDASSNPFAGVLAKDKVWTSLPFVKKGNVHRLPDGVWMFGGPGSMNKYVDSVVAALTK